From one Triticum aestivum cultivar Chinese Spring chromosome 4B, IWGSC CS RefSeq v2.1, whole genome shotgun sequence genomic stretch:
- the LOC123089724 gene encoding germin-like protein 8-5, with the protein MASSPSFLLLVALLALVSWQAVASDPGPLQDFCVADMQSPVRVNGFVCKNPMEVNADDFFKAAALDKPRVTNKVGSNVTLINVMQIAGLNTLGISIARINYAPLGQNPPHTHPRATEILTVLEGTLYVGFVTSNLPAPARNKFFSKVLNKGDVFVFPVGLIHFQFNPNSHQPAVAIAALSSQNPGAITIANAVFGSDPPISDDVLAKAFQVEKNTIDWLQAQFWENNHN; encoded by the exons ATGGCATCctccccttctttccttctcctcgTTGCTCTTCTTGCCTTGGTCTCATGGCAGGCCGTTGCCTCTGATCCTGGCCCGCTCCAGGACTTTTGTGTCGCCGACATGCAATCACCAG TGCGTGTCAATGGATTTGTTTGCAAGAACCCGATGGAGGTCAACGCTGATGACTTCTTCAAGGCAGCCGCCCTCGATAAGCCTAGGGTGACCAACAAGGTTGGATCCAACGTCACCTTGATCAATGTCATGCAGATTGCTGGACTCAACACCCTCGGCATCTCAATCGCACGCATCAACTATGCTCCCTTAGGCCAGAACCCTCCACACACGCACCCCCGCGCCACTGAGATCCTCACGGTGCTCGAGGGAACATTGTACGTTGGCTTTGTCACATCCAACCTGCCCGCCCCAGCCAGAAACAAGTTCTTCTCAAAGGTGCTCAACAAAGGTGATGTGTTTGTCTTCCCCGTGGGGCTCATCCACTTCCAATTCAACCCTAACTCCCACCAGCCCGCCGTTGCAATTGCCGCGCTCAGCAGCCAGAACCCAGGGGCTATCACAATTGCCAATGCGGTGTTTGGGTCAGACCCACCAATATCAGATGATGTTCTTGCCAAGGCGTTTCAGGTGGAAAAGAATACGATAGACTGGCTCCAGGCTCAGTTCTGGGAGAACAACCACAACTAA